ACGGGCACATAAACCTTATTAATCGTAAAATGATGCATACTGTTTGTCAAACTGTTTCTATGCTTTTCAATTAAGTGAAATTTCGTTAAGATAGTAAAGGATACCGAAAAGCATTTTAGAAAGGAAATATTAAAATGGAATTAGAAAAGGAGCAAACTCCATATCAAAAAATAGATATAGCACTTGTGCTCGTTGTTTTGTTATTAGGAGCAGTCAGTTTAATCGCAATTTATAGCATTCAACCATCACTTCCGGCCAAACTTCAAAATTATAATTTTGTTGGAAAACAAGTTTTATGGTATGTTATTGGATTTGCAGCCATTGGTGTCACAATGATTATTGATTTCGACCGCTTTAAAAATTTTTCTTGGTATTTATATGGAATTGGTCTTGTTCTTTTGCTTGGTCTGGAAGTACTTGGACCATCAAAAATAGCACCTGACATTAATGGAGCAGTTAGCTGGTACGTTTTGCCAGTCATCGGAAATTTTCAGCCAGCTGAGGTAATGAAAATCTTTTTAATTATTTTACTTAGTCAAATTATTGCTAAACATAATGAAATTTATCCAGATAATCGTACACTAAGAGAAGATTTTATTCTATTAGGTAAGCTTGTTGGCATAACGATGCCACCTTTACTATTAATTCTTAAGCAGCCCGATTTAGGAACTTCCATCGTTGTTGCATCCATCCTCGGTTCACTTTTATTAGTTTCGGGGATAAGATGGCGAATTTTATTAGGATTAGGGACTTCCGTCATTGCCATGATTGGGCTTTTAGTATTTATTTACTTTAAGAATCCAGAATTTATTACAACTTATGTCCTTAGGGCACACCAAATGAATCGCTTTTATGGCTGGCTTGCACCACATGAATTTTCAAGCAACTATGGTTTTCAGTTAATCAAAGCGATGCTTGCCATTGGTTCTGGACAAATGCAAGGAAAGGGATTATTGAACGGGCAAGTTTATTTTCCAGAAGCACATACGGATTTCATTTTTGCTGTAATCGGTGAACAATTTGGTTTTATCGGGGCAAGTATTGTTATTTCCTTGTTCTTTCTATTAATATACAGAATGATTCATACGGCTTTGGAAAGTCATGACCCATATGGAAGTTATTTATGTACTGGTGTTATTGGTATGATAACCTTCCAAGTGTTCCAAAATATCGGTATGACGATTCAATTAATGCCCATCACTGGTATTACCCTTCCATTTATTAGCTATGGTGGAAGCTCGTTGTTAACAAGTATGATTGCCGTCGGGATTGTCCTCAATGTCCGTTCACGGACACGGAAGTATATGTTTGGAAGTTAGAGGTGATTTTCATAATGTATGATGTAATCGGCGATATTCATGGCTGCTACGATGAATTTGTTTCACTTACAAAAAAGCTCGGTTATGAATGGGACGAAGGGTTTCCTGTCCATCCTAACGGAAGGTTGCTAGCATTTGTTGGTGACCTAACGGACAGGGGACCGGAATCGATAAAAGTAATGGAGATGGTATATAAACTAGTTGTAGAGGAAAAATTGGCCTATTATACACCTGGAAACCATTGTGATAAGCTATACCGTTATTTCCTAGGACGGAAGGTGCAAATAACCCACGGGCTTGAAACGACAGTTGCTGAGTATCAGAAACTGTCAGCGAAAGAAGAAGCAAAAGTAGTTTCTCATTTTATGAAGCTTTTTGAACAAGCCCCTTTATATCTCCAACTCGATTATGGAAAGTTAGTAATTGCCCACGCTGGTATTCGTCAAGACTATATTGGTAAAACGGGAAAAAAGGTAAAAACCTTTGTTTTATATGGTGATATTACAGGGGAAACAAATCCAGATGGTACGCCTGTCAGAAGAGATTGGGCGAAGCAATATGCTGGTGATGCCTGGGTTGTTTATGGGCATACACCAGTTATAGAACCACGGCAACTGAATAAGACGTGGAATATTGATACAGGCTGTGTATTTGGAGGTATGCTGACAGCGCTAAGGTACCCAGAAATGGAAACTGTTTCAGTACCATCGACAATGCCGAAGGTAATAGAGAAATTTAGGAAGTTTGCTGAATAGTTTATACGGGAATCTGCGGTCTGGCAGCCAACTTTCCTGCCTCCATACTAGTTTCTGGCCGCATTCCCCTACTTTATTAATCTTTCCATATCCTCCGGCAATGGTACTGTAAACTCTAGTTCTTTTTCAAGCAAAGGATGATAAAACATTACACTTTTACTATGCAATGCTTGTCTTACAATTAAATCCTTTTTACCGCCATACAAATCATCACCTACTAAAGGATGCCCGATGTAAGCCATATGAACACGGATTTGATGAGTGCGCCCTGTTTCTAATTTTAATGACACTAACGTCCTATCAATAAACCGCTTTTTCACTTCATAATGCGTCACGGCATGTTGTCCGTCATTTCTGACTGTCCGTTCAATAATACTATTTTCCTTGCGACCAATTGGTGCATTGATAGTGCCGAAATCATCAGCAACAACATCATGAACGATAGCCTCATATTCCCTGTGAATGCTTTTCGTTTTTTGTTCTAATGAAAACAAGGAATGAACAAAGCTATTTTTGGCGATAATCATTAAACCAGAAGTATCTTTATCCAAGCGATTTACAATATGGACCGTAGAAGATAGTCCAATTTGGTCATAATAATTCATAAGGGCATTAGCTACCGTTCTGCTTTGATGCTCTCTAGACGGGATGGATGCCATGTATGGTGGCTTATTAATAATGAGGAGGTATTCATCCTCATAAACAATATGTAATGGAATATTTTCCGCTATAATTCCAAGATTGCGGTCCTCTGGTGGAAATTGGACAACTAAACAATCGCCAGCTTGTATACTTTGTCTGACCGTTACATGGTTGCCGTTTAAAACAATATCCCCACCTTGAAATTTGATATCAGCCAATGCCCGCTTCGAGATTCCTTTCTCCTTCAATAAAAATTCACGAATAAGC
Above is a genomic segment from Bacillus sp. (in: firmicutes) containing:
- a CDS encoding rod shape-determining protein RodA, whose amino-acid sequence is MELEKEQTPYQKIDIALVLVVLLLGAVSLIAIYSIQPSLPAKLQNYNFVGKQVLWYVIGFAAIGVTMIIDFDRFKNFSWYLYGIGLVLLLGLEVLGPSKIAPDINGAVSWYVLPVIGNFQPAEVMKIFLIILLSQIIAKHNEIYPDNRTLREDFILLGKLVGITMPPLLLILKQPDLGTSIVVASILGSLLLVSGIRWRILLGLGTSVIAMIGLLVFIYFKNPEFITTYVLRAHQMNRFYGWLAPHEFSSNYGFQLIKAMLAIGSGQMQGKGLLNGQVYFPEAHTDFIFAVIGEQFGFIGASIVISLFFLLIYRMIHTALESHDPYGSYLCTGVIGMITFQVFQNIGMTIQLMPITGITLPFISYGGSSLLTSMIAVGIVLNVRSRTRKYMFGS
- the prpE gene encoding bis(5'-nucleosyl)-tetraphosphatase PrpE produces the protein MMYDVIGDIHGCYDEFVSLTKKLGYEWDEGFPVHPNGRLLAFVGDLTDRGPESIKVMEMVYKLVVEEKLAYYTPGNHCDKLYRYFLGRKVQITHGLETTVAEYQKLSAKEEAKVVSHFMKLFEQAPLYLQLDYGKLVIAHAGIRQDYIGKTGKKVKTFVLYGDITGETNPDGTPVRRDWAKQYAGDAWVVYGHTPVIEPRQLNKTWNIDTGCVFGGMLTALRYPEMETVSVPSTMPKVIEKFRKFAE
- a CDS encoding RluA family pseudouridine synthase produces the protein MGSFKLEWKIEKKYAGMLIREFLLKEKGISKRALADIKFQGGDIVLNGNHVTVRQSIQAGDCLVVQFPPEDRNLGIIAENIPLHIVYEDEYLLIINKPPYMASIPSREHQSRTVANALMNYYDQIGLSSTVHIVNRLDKDTSGLMIIAKNSFVHSLFSLEQKTKSIHREYEAIVHDVVADDFGTINAPIGRKENSIIERTVRNDGQHAVTHYEVKKRFIDRTLVSLKLETGRTHQIRVHMAYIGHPLVGDDLYGGKKDLIVRQALHSKSVMFYHPLLEKELEFTVPLPEDMERLIK